In Neoarius graeffei isolate fNeoGra1 chromosome 17, fNeoGra1.pri, whole genome shotgun sequence, a single window of DNA contains:
- the LOC132864577 gene encoding histone H2B-like has protein sequence MPEPPKSAPKKGSKKTVTKAAGKGGKKRRKSRKESYAIYVYKVLKQVHPDTGISSKAMGIMNSFVNDIFERIAGESSRLAHYNKRSTITSREIQTAVRLLLPGELAKHAVSEGTKAVTKYTSSK, from the coding sequence ATGCCCGAGCCACCTAAAAGCGCGCCCAAGAAGGGCTCCAAGAAAACCGTGACCAAGGCGGCTGGTAAAGGAGGCAAGAAGCGCAGAAAGTCCAGGAAGGAGAGCTACGCTATCTACGTGTACAAGGTCCTGAAGCAGGTTCATCCCGACACCGGCATCTCGTCTAAGGCTATGGGCATCATGAACTCCTTCGTCAATGACATTTTCGAGCGTATCGCCGGTGAGTCCTCTCGTTTGGCTCACTACAACAAGCGCTCCACCATCACCTCCAGAGAGATCCAGACCGCTGTGCGCCTTTTACTGCCTGGCGAGCTGGCCAAGCACGCCGTGTCCGAGGGCACAAAGGCCGTCACCAAGTACACCAGCTCCAAGTAA